One window of Thioflexithrix psekupsensis genomic DNA carries:
- a CDS encoding AAA-like domain-containing protein — MTETFHYSASGGTLAADNPSYIERQADTDLFQALKNAEYCYVLNSRQMGKSSLIVRVAQRLREENIQVAVIELTKLGSSNTSAEKWYRSLLDVLGKSLGKRAELVECWKNNPDFDPLYRWMLAVQTVVKASDDYFVIGFDEIDSVRTLPFSMDEFFAAIRSCFNDRVQDTDLQRLTFCLIGVVTPSELIRDTRMTPFNIGKRIDLQDFSLEEMQPLMQGLEREPILAQKLLQRIAYWTNGQPYLTQKLCQAVADDKTIVNAKGIDRLCEELFFSSRSRDSETNLQHVRTQLLAKEQDHAAILDLYRQVWRRKRLKDDDTNPIISVLRLAGLVRVLENYLWVRNRIYFRVFDKKWIIANLPDAEKQRQKAAQRRGFLQAAGIAAVILSVVGGLAIWGWTAEQEAVKQKELAVAAREVAVKNEQLAEEQRNIALEQKEIALKAINTLTYQLVDGLENIPRTQPIVEKTLQGNVALLERIYALDPNTPKALREKAINLDRTGDMWLKFGKIDKALAAHQESFEIRERLAASNPTDAKAQRDLSVGYDKIGDVQLRLGNANDALRAYQQSLEIRERLAELDPTDAQAQRDLSISYNKIGDVQLRLGNANDALRAYQQGLEVAERLAASDPTDAQAQRDLSISHERIGDVQLRLGNANDALRAYQQSLEIRERLAASDPTDAQAQRDLSVSYEKIGNVQLRLGNANDALRAYQQMYDILKRLAASDPTDAQAQRDLMISHYKLAQIYVANEDWKEALARYQQALSITEKLVAQSSGDVQVQTELEALKSEIADVQERLKNP; from the coding sequence ATGACTGAAACGTTTCATTATTCCGCGTCAGGCGGCACGTTAGCTGCTGATAATCCTTCGTATATCGAGCGACAAGCGGACACGGATTTATTTCAAGCCTTGAAAAATGCCGAATATTGTTATGTGTTAAATAGTCGGCAAATGGGCAAAAGTTCTTTAATTGTACGGGTGGCACAACGTCTGCGTGAGGAAAATATTCAAGTCGCTGTTATAGAATTGACTAAATTAGGCTCAAGCAATACTTCGGCTGAAAAGTGGTATCGCAGTTTATTGGATGTGTTAGGCAAGTCCTTAGGCAAACGCGCTGAATTGGTTGAATGTTGGAAAAATAATCCTGATTTCGATCCGCTTTATCGTTGGATGTTGGCGGTGCAAACGGTGGTCAAAGCCAGTGATGATTATTTTGTGATTGGTTTTGATGAAATCGACAGCGTGCGCACTTTGCCTTTTTCTATGGATGAATTTTTTGCCGCGATTCGCTCTTGTTTTAATGACCGTGTGCAAGATACGGATTTACAACGCTTAACCTTTTGTTTGATCGGTGTGGTGACTCCTTCAGAACTCATCCGCGATACGCGCATGACTCCGTTTAATATCGGCAAGCGAATTGATTTGCAGGATTTTTCTTTAGAAGAAATGCAGCCTTTAATGCAAGGTTTAGAACGCGAGCCAATATTGGCGCAAAAATTATTGCAAAGAATCGCTTATTGGACTAATGGTCAACCTTATTTAACGCAGAAACTGTGTCAAGCGGTGGCTGATGATAAAACCATTGTGAATGCGAAAGGAATTGATCGTTTATGTGAGGAGCTGTTTTTTTCCAGTCGTTCCCGCGATAGCGAAACCAATTTGCAGCATGTGCGTACGCAATTATTGGCGAAAGAACAGGATCATGCGGCAATTTTAGATTTATATCGCCAAGTGTGGCGGCGTAAACGGCTCAAAGATGATGACACCAATCCAATTATTAGCGTGTTGCGTTTAGCGGGTTTGGTGCGGGTATTGGAAAATTATTTATGGGTGCGCAATCGGATTTATTTTCGGGTGTTTGATAAGAAGTGGATTATTGCCAATTTACCTGATGCGGAGAAACAGCGACAAAAAGCCGCACAACGGCGTGGTTTTTTGCAAGCGGCGGGGATTGCAGCGGTGATACTGAGTGTGGTGGGCGGTTTGGCGATTTGGGGCTGGACGGCAGAGCAGGAGGCGGTGAAGCAAAAAGAATTGGCTGTAGCGGCGCGTGAAGTGGCGGTAAAAAATGAACAATTAGCAGAGGAACAACGTAATATTGCTTTAGAGCAAAAAGAAATTGCTTTAAAAGCGATTAACACACTCACTTATCAATTGGTGGATGGTTTAGAAAACATCCCCCGCACCCAGCCAATTGTGGAAAAAACCCTACAGGGCAATGTGGCGTTATTAGAGCGTATTTATGCCCTTGATCCAAACACGCCTAAAGCTTTGCGGGAAAAGGCTATAAACTTGGACAGAACAGGAGATATGTGGTTAAAATTTGGCAAGATTGACAAGGCACTTGCTGCACATCAAGAAAGTTTTGAGATTCGTGAACGACTCGCCGCATCCAACCCCACGGATGCCAAAGCACAACGCGATTTGTCTGTTGGTTATGACAAGATAGGCGACGTGCAGTTACGCTTAGGCAATGCCAACGACGCGCTGCGCGCTTACCAACAGAGTCTTGAGATTCGTGAACGACTCGCCGAGTTAGACCCCACGGATGCCCAAGCACAACGCGATTTGTCGATTAGTTATAACAAGATAGGCGACGTGCAGTTACGCTTAGGCAATGCCAACGACGCGCTGCGCGCTTACCAACAAGGTTTAGAAGTTGCTGAACGACTCGCCGCGTCCGACCCCACGGATGCCCAAGCACAACGCGATTTGTCTATTAGTCACGAAAGAATAGGCGACGTGCAGTTACGCTTAGGCAATGCCAACGACGCGCTGCGCGCTTACCAACAGAGTCTTGAGATTCGTGAACGACTCGCCGCGTCCGACCCCACGGATGCCCAAGCACAACGCGATTTGTCGGTCAGCTATGAGAAAATAGGCAACGTGCAGTTACGCTTAGGCAATGCCAACGACGCGCTGCGCGCTTACCAACAGATGTATGATATTTTAAAACGACTCGCCGCGTCCGACCCCACGGATGCCCAAGCACAACGCGATTTGATGATTAGCCACTACAAACTGGCACAAATTTATGTGGCAAATGAAGATTGGAAAGAAGCACTTGCCCGTTATCAACAGGCTTTAAGCATTACCGAAAAGCTGGTGGCACAAAGTTCAGGAGATGTTCAAGTGCAAACTGAATTGGAGGCTTTGAAGTCTGAAATTGCTGATGTTCAAGAACGCTTGAAAAATCCTTAG
- a CDS encoding AAA-like domain-containing protein encodes MTEDQANDFARLEKRYQAVFNHQTEPEHRLMDSRKFAEAICRGLYTQEMGKQPDKPMTLDNYMEFFKNKKLPLAYIYPQLETIQKLGNFASHDQHNEEPITLAYIQSALSAADVLMNWYVQTQLQQAHWSFIQGVKQEKQPEPEIAVESNHYELEMVGGAVPLHSNFYIHRPVDAEFMQALKQRDSVILLKGARQVGKTSLLARGIQDARERNICVIWTDCQKLPMSQMKTLDDFLLGIGTALGKQLKLSVSPKSVWDEDCLATTNFENYFMEHILGSTKQTVLWAIDEADFLFHHEFSSDVFALLRSWHNERALNPDNPCHRLSIAIAYATESYLFIKDQNQSPFNVGTKLVLRDFCLKEVANLNRRYNNPLKNQAEITAFFILTGGHPYLTRAGLNEMVKKSLSIAEFEAQCLQEEGVFGDHLRRIIMLLQRDKELSDVVRSLFQKRIPNYDDFYRLRSAGILTGENRETAEFRCQVYQRYLQRHLMG; translated from the coding sequence ATGACTGAAGATCAAGCCAACGATTTCGCTCGTTTGGAAAAACGTTATCAAGCTGTTTTTAATCATCAGACTGAACCTGAACATCGTTTGATGGATAGCCGCAAATTTGCAGAGGCCATTTGTCGGGGTTTATATACGCAGGAAATGGGCAAGCAACCCGATAAGCCCATGACTTTGGATAATTACATGGAATTTTTTAAGAATAAAAAATTGCCATTGGCTTATATTTATCCCCAATTAGAAACGATCCAAAAATTGGGTAATTTTGCAAGCCATGATCAGCATAATGAAGAGCCAATTACATTGGCTTATATTCAATCGGCTTTAAGTGCGGCTGATGTGTTAATGAACTGGTATGTACAGACGCAATTGCAACAAGCCCATTGGTCATTTATTCAAGGCGTAAAGCAGGAAAAACAACCTGAGCCAGAAATCGCTGTAGAATCAAATCATTATGAATTAGAAATGGTTGGCGGCGCAGTGCCGTTGCATTCTAATTTTTATATCCATCGTCCTGTTGATGCGGAGTTTATGCAGGCTTTAAAGCAGCGTGATAGTGTGATATTGCTTAAAGGAGCGCGTCAGGTGGGAAAAACATCGTTATTGGCGCGTGGAATTCAGGATGCCCGTGAACGCAATATTTGTGTGATTTGGACAGATTGTCAAAAATTACCCATGTCGCAAATGAAAACTTTAGATGATTTTTTATTGGGCATTGGTACGGCGTTGGGGAAACAATTGAAATTGAGCGTGTCGCCCAAATCGGTATGGGATGAGGATTGTTTGGCAACGACTAATTTTGAAAATTATTTTATGGAGCATATTCTCGGCTCAACCAAACAAACGGTTTTATGGGCGATTGATGAGGCTGATTTTTTGTTTCATCATGAGTTTAGCAGCGATGTATTTGCTTTATTGCGCAGTTGGCATAATGAACGGGCTTTAAATCCTGATAATCCTTGTCATCGATTAAGCATTGCCATTGCTTATGCCACTGAAAGTTATTTGTTTATTAAAGACCAAAATCAATCCCCTTTTAATGTCGGGACTAAATTGGTGTTGAGAGATTTTTGTCTTAAAGAAGTGGCTAATTTAAACCGTCGTTATAATAATCCGCTAAAAAATCAGGCGGAAATCACGGCATTTTTTATTTTAACGGGAGGGCATCCTTATTTAACGCGAGCGGGTTTAAATGAGATGGTTAAAAAATCTTTATCTATTGCCGAATTTGAAGCCCAATGTTTGCAAGAAGAGGGGGTTTTTGGTGATCATTTGCGACGCATTATTATGCTGTTGCAGCGGGATAAAGAATTGTCTGATGTGGTGCGTAGTTTATTTCAGAAAAGAATTCCTAATTACGACGATTTTTATCGCTTACGCAGCGCAGGTATTTTGACGGGAGAAAACAGAGAAACGGCTGAATTTCGCTGTCAAGTGTATCAACGTTATTTGCAGCGGCATTTGATGGGGTAA
- a CDS encoding IS630 family transposase, translated as MNKRYEDLEELMSTGEAREVKRAMAVRMSLLGFVRAEAALACCVSVQFVDKWKAIYLASGVEGLKLAYKGSPGYLKPREREDVINWIQEKKTITIEELKRYLKEEYDVFYSSNTSYTKLLEEANLSYKKTHKENSAKDEVKVEAKKKEIKDLIDKEREQIESGEVMYWMQDESHQLWGDICGYVWSKKGERTSIKMSNYRTSQTWYGAVNIYTGEFILDRAKKADTKYTIDFINWLIYRYKEARHVIIWDGASYHRSEGLRTYLEKLNGGLPESEWKVRLLRFAPNAPEQNPVEDIWLQGKNWVRKNFHRLSSFKEVTSMFETFLSGKVFKFNKIKQYLIPNI; from the coding sequence ATGAACAAAAGATATGAAGATTTAGAAGAATTAATGTCAACAGGTGAAGCGAGAGAAGTGAAGCGAGCGATGGCAGTAAGAATGTCTTTGCTTGGTTTTGTGCGTGCGGAAGCGGCTTTAGCGTGTTGTGTCAGTGTGCAATTTGTGGATAAATGGAAAGCCATTTATTTAGCGTCAGGGGTTGAAGGATTAAAGTTAGCGTATAAAGGCTCACCAGGGTATTTAAAGCCGCGTGAACGAGAAGATGTGATTAATTGGATACAAGAAAAGAAGACAATAACAATAGAGGAACTAAAGAGATACTTAAAAGAGGAGTATGATGTTTTCTATTCTTCAAATACTTCTTATACTAAATTATTAGAAGAAGCGAATTTAAGTTATAAGAAGACACACAAAGAGAATTCGGCAAAAGATGAGGTAAAAGTGGAAGCTAAAAAAAAAGAGATTAAGGATTTAATAGATAAGGAGCGTGAACAGATAGAAAGTGGAGAGGTAATGTACTGGATGCAAGACGAAAGCCATCAGTTGTGGGGAGATATTTGTGGTTATGTTTGGTCGAAAAAAGGAGAAAGAACGTCAATAAAGATGAGTAATTATCGCACTTCTCAAACGTGGTATGGAGCGGTGAATATTTATACGGGAGAATTTATTTTAGATAGGGCAAAGAAAGCTGATACAAAATATACGATAGACTTTATTAACTGGCTCATTTACAGATATAAAGAAGCCCGTCATGTGATTATTTGGGATGGTGCAAGTTATCATCGTTCTGAAGGTTTAAGAACTTATTTAGAGAAATTAAATGGGGGACTTCCAGAATCAGAATGGAAAGTTCGTTTATTAAGATTTGCACCTAATGCCCCAGAGCAAAATCCAGTCGAGGATATTTGGCTTCAAGGTAAGAATTGGGTCAGAAAGAATTTTCATCGCCTATCAAGCTTTAAAGAAGTCACTAGTATGTTTGAGACCTTTTTGTCAGGTAAAGTGTTTAAGTTTAATAAAATTAAACAGTATCTTATACCTAATATCTAG
- the nifJ gene encoding pyruvate:ferredoxin (flavodoxin) oxidoreductase — protein sequence MSEYVTLDGNEAAAYVAYRVNEVCAIYPITPSSPMAEFADQWAAEGQTNLWGNIPLIIEMQSEAGAAGTVHGALQTGALTTTFTASQGLMLMIPNLYKIAGELTSAVFQVAARSLAAQGLSIFGDHSDVMAVKNTGFALLASASVQEAHDLALIAQATTLEARIPFLHFFDGFRTSHEVNKIELIDDQVLRAMIDDELVYAHRARGLNPDRPVMRGTAQNPDIYFQARETVNPFYTAVPKILQKAMDQFAELTGRQYHLFEYEGDLQAERIVIIMGSGASTVKQTVRWLQQRGEKVGVIQVRLYLPFDSESFLALLPETVTHIAVLDRCKTPGATGEPLYQDIVVTLSSAFSTGKRASLPKICGGRYGLSSKEFTPAMVKAIFDELTQVSPKNPFTIGIEDDIGHTSLSFDPDFNIEPDNVIRAMFFGLGADGTVGANKNSIKIIGEDPAFYAQGYFVYDSKKSGSQTVSHLRFGPEPIDMPYLIQSANFIACHQFNFILKQNVLERAAKNAIVLLNSPYSASEVWAQLPQTIQRIIVQRALKLYVIDASKVARSIGMGNRTNTIMQTCFFALSGVMPREQAIEKIKHAIEKSYGKKGDEVVKSNFAAVDETLVNLHEVSIPESLNSGFDLPSIVPDFAPEFVRTVTAKMMAGKGDELPVSLLPIDGTYPTGTTQWEKRNISPYVPQWEADICIQCGNCSFVCPHSVIRAKFYNETHLDHAPNDFRSAPISARGFPATRYTLQIYVEDCTGCGLCVDACPAQSLKRSGMKAINMREKEPILQREKENIRFFESIPINDRSQVNFSSVRGTQFLQPLFEFSGACAGCGETPYVRLLSQLFGDRLLVANATGCSSIYGGNLPTTPWTKNEEGRGPAWSNSLFEDNAEFGLGFRLAADKHLEVAQGLLEQLKPALNAALVEDLLSAQQITEFEIRQQRQRVEVLKQELNRLKTPLSAALLSVVDHLVRRSVWLVGGDGWAYDIGSGGLDHVLASGRDVNILVLDTEVYSNTGGQMSKSTPLGAVAKFAAAGKTVGKKDLALQAISYGNVYVARIAMGANPQQTLLALREAEAYSGPSLILSYSHCIAHGINMQHGLRQQQLAVASGYWPLMRYNPQLRATDHNPFVLDSPRPRIDFKDYAYNELRYKMLVRSNPVEAARLLSLAQAVVKQKWAIYEEMATRDGSHFHPDARRVDAQTIDAIKA from the coding sequence ATGTCTGAATACGTTACCTTAGACGGTAATGAAGCCGCCGCGTATGTCGCTTATCGCGTCAATGAAGTGTGCGCGATTTATCCGATTACACCCTCATCACCTATGGCTGAATTTGCCGATCAATGGGCAGCCGAAGGGCAAACTAATTTATGGGGAAATATCCCGTTAATCATTGAAATGCAAAGCGAAGCAGGTGCCGCAGGCACGGTGCATGGTGCGCTGCAAACGGGCGCGCTGACCACCACGTTTACGGCATCGCAGGGCTTAATGTTGATGATTCCCAACTTGTACAAAATCGCGGGGGAGTTGACTTCAGCGGTTTTTCAAGTGGCGGCGCGTTCGTTGGCCGCACAAGGCTTGTCGATTTTTGGCGATCATTCCGATGTCATGGCGGTTAAAAATACAGGATTTGCGCTGTTGGCTTCGGCTTCGGTGCAGGAAGCGCATGATTTGGCTTTGATTGCGCAGGCGACGACATTGGAAGCGCGTATTCCTTTTCTTCACTTTTTCGATGGCTTTCGTACTTCGCATGAAGTGAATAAAATTGAATTAATAGACGATCAAGTGTTGCGTGCCATGATCGATGATGAACTGGTTTACGCGCATCGGGCGCGAGGTTTGAACCCTGATCGTCCTGTCATGCGCGGGACGGCACAAAATCCTGATATTTATTTTCAAGCCCGCGAAACGGTTAATCCGTTTTACACAGCAGTGCCTAAAATACTACAAAAAGCAATGGATCAATTCGCCGAATTGACAGGCCGCCAGTATCACTTATTTGAATACGAAGGCGATCTCCAAGCGGAGCGGATTGTCATTATCATGGGATCGGGCGCGAGTACAGTAAAACAAACGGTGCGCTGGTTACAACAACGCGGTGAGAAAGTGGGCGTGATTCAAGTGCGCCTTTATTTGCCGTTTGATAGCGAATCATTTTTAGCGTTATTACCCGAAACGGTGACGCATATTGCAGTATTAGATCGCTGCAAAACACCGGGTGCCACAGGCGAGCCATTATATCAAGACATTGTGGTCACATTAAGCAGTGCATTTAGCACGGGAAAACGCGCTTCATTACCCAAAATTTGCGGTGGCCGTTATGGTCTTTCTTCTAAAGAATTTACGCCTGCTATGGTAAAAGCAATTTTTGATGAATTAACGCAAGTTTCTCCCAAAAATCCTTTTACCATTGGCATTGAAGATGATATTGGACATACCAGTTTATCTTTTGATCCTGATTTTAATATTGAGCCTGACAATGTGATTCGGGCGATGTTTTTTGGTTTAGGTGCAGATGGCACGGTCGGGGCGAATAAAAATTCAATTAAGATTATTGGTGAAGACCCTGCTTTTTATGCGCAAGGTTATTTTGTTTATGACTCGAAAAAATCGGGATCACAAACGGTTTCTCATTTGCGTTTTGGCCCAGAGCCAATTGATATGCCTTATTTAATTCAATCGGCTAATTTTATTGCCTGCCACCAATTTAATTTTATTTTAAAACAAAATGTATTGGAACGGGCGGCGAAAAATGCAATTGTCTTGTTAAATAGCCCTTATTCTGCCAGCGAAGTATGGGCGCAATTGCCGCAAACCATTCAACGCATTATTGTGCAGCGTGCGCTTAAATTATATGTGATTGATGCCTCTAAAGTAGCGCGTTCTATTGGCATGGGAAATCGCACCAATACGATTATGCAAACCTGTTTTTTTGCCTTATCGGGAGTGATGCCGCGAGAACAAGCCATTGAGAAAATTAAACATGCCATTGAGAAAAGTTACGGTAAAAAAGGCGATGAAGTGGTGAAAAGTAATTTTGCCGCGGTCGATGAAACTTTGGTTAATTTACATGAAGTTTCTATTCCAGAATCGCTTAATAGTGGCTTTGATTTGCCGTCTATTGTGCCTGATTTCGCGCCTGAATTTGTGCGGACAGTGACAGCGAAAATGATGGCAGGAAAAGGCGATGAATTGCCTGTCAGTCTTTTGCCTATTGACGGCACTTATCCTACGGGAACAACGCAATGGGAAAAACGCAATATTTCTCCTTATGTGCCGCAATGGGAAGCGGATATTTGCATTCAATGTGGCAATTGCAGTTTTGTGTGTCCACACAGTGTTATTCGGGCGAAATTTTATAATGAAACGCACTTGGATCATGCGCCTAATGATTTCCGTTCCGCGCCCATTAGCGCACGCGGTTTTCCCGCGACTCGTTACACTTTGCAGATTTATGTCGAAGATTGCACGGGATGCGGTTTATGTGTGGATGCTTGCCCCGCGCAGAGTTTAAAACGCAGCGGCATGAAAGCGATTAATATGCGCGAAAAAGAACCCATTTTGCAACGGGAAAAAGAAAACATTCGTTTCTTTGAATCGATTCCTATTAATGATCGCTCACAAGTTAATTTTTCTTCAGTGCGCGGGACGCAATTTTTACAGCCTTTATTTGAATTTTCTGGCGCATGTGCAGGCTGTGGAGAAACGCCTTATGTTCGTTTATTGTCGCAGTTATTTGGAGACCGTTTATTGGTCGCTAATGCCACGGGATGTTCTTCTATTTATGGTGGTAATTTACCGACAACACCTTGGACTAAAAATGAAGAAGGTCGAGGCCCTGCCTGGTCAAATTCTTTATTTGAAGACAATGCAGAATTCGGTTTAGGTTTTCGTTTAGCCGCAGATAAACATTTAGAAGTGGCACAAGGCTTATTAGAACAGCTTAAACCTGCTTTAAATGCGGCTTTAGTGGAAGATTTATTGTCCGCGCAGCAAATCACGGAATTCGAGATTCGGCAACAACGGCAACGAGTCGAGGTATTAAAACAGGAATTAAACCGCTTAAAAACGCCCTTATCCGCAGCGTTATTGTCGGTGGTGGATCATTTGGTCAGACGCAGCGTGTGGCTGGTTGGCGGCGACGGCTGGGCTTATGACATCGGATCGGGCGGCTTGGATCACGTGTTGGCGAGTGGGCGCGATGTGAATATTTTGGTGTTAGACACTGAAGTGTATTCCAACACGGGCGGACAAATGTCCAAATCCACGCCATTAGGCGCGGTGGCGAAGTTTGCCGCAGCAGGAAAAACGGTAGGAAAGAAAGACTTAGCTTTACAAGCGATTTCTTACGGTAATGTTTATGTCGCACGTATTGCAATGGGCGCAAATCCGCAGCAGACTTTATTGGCTTTGCGTGAAGCAGAGGCTTATTCGGGGCCGTCATTAATTCTTTCTTATAGCCATTGCATTGCGCATGGCATTAATATGCAGCATGGTTTGAGACAACAGCAATTAGCGGTCGCTTCAGGTTATTGGCCATTAATGCGTTATAATCCCCAATTACGCGCTACTGATCATAATCCTTTCGTGTTAGATTCGCCCAGACCTAGAATTGATTTTAAAGATTATGCTTATAACGAATTGCGTTATAAAATGTTGGTTCGTTCTAATCCTGTTGAAGCGGCACGTTTATTGTCTTTAGCCCAAGCGGTGGTGAAACAGAAATGGGCTATTTATGAGGAAATGGCAACGCGAGACGGCAGCCATTTTCACCCCGATGCGCGCCGTGTAGATGCGCAAACGATTGATGCAATAAAGGCTTAA
- a CDS encoding dihydroorotate dehydrogenase-like protein — protein sequence MVDLTTSYMGLRLKNPLVASASPLSHTLAGIKDLEKGGAGAIVLFSLFEEQIHHESALFEHLLTSGTQSFAESLDYFPSVNEYETLPEQYLALIAQAKASVNVPIIGSLNGMTHSGWIQYAKKIEQAGADALELNIFYIPDVTHSSAEIEQRYVDIVKTVKSVVSIPVALKLSPFFSSTGNLMQSLDNAGADGLVLFNRFYQPDFDIQTLTVNSTLHLSSNEEIRLPLLWIAMLHGKVKASLAATRGVETSVEVIKYLLAGANVVMTTSALLRHGADYLSVLLSGLEEWMLTRGYASVDEMRGVMSQQNVANPEAFERANYIRILEGFKE from the coding sequence ATGGTTGATTTAACGACTTCTTATATGGGTTTGCGTTTAAAAAATCCATTGGTGGCTTCAGCCTCGCCTTTATCGCATACTTTAGCGGGAATTAAGGACTTAGAAAAAGGAGGCGCGGGGGCAATTGTTTTATTTTCTTTATTTGAAGAGCAAATTCATCACGAATCGGCTTTATTTGAACATTTATTGACTTCGGGAACGCAAAGTTTTGCCGAGTCATTAGATTATTTTCCCAGTGTGAATGAATATGAAACGTTGCCTGAGCAGTATTTGGCTTTAATTGCACAGGCTAAAGCGTCGGTTAATGTGCCGATTATTGGCAGTTTAAATGGCATGACGCATAGCGGTTGGATTCAATACGCTAAGAAAATTGAACAAGCAGGCGCGGATGCGTTGGAATTGAACATTTTTTATATTCCCGATGTCACGCATTCCAGTGCGGAAATTGAGCAGCGTTATGTGGACATTGTGAAAACGGTTAAATCGGTGGTTTCTATTCCGGTGGCGTTAAAATTAAGTCCATTTTTTAGCTCTACGGGAAATTTGATGCAATCTTTGGATAATGCAGGCGCGGATGGTTTGGTGTTATTTAATCGTTTTTATCAGCCCGATTTTGATATTCAGACTTTAACGGTAAACTCTACGTTACATTTGAGTTCTAATGAAGAAATTCGTTTGCCGTTGTTGTGGATTGCGATGTTACATGGTAAGGTAAAGGCTTCATTAGCGGCGACTCGCGGCGTAGAAACGTCAGTTGAAGTAATTAAGTATTTATTGGCCGGGGCGAATGTGGTCATGACCACATCGGCTTTATTAAGACATGGTGCGGATTATTTAAGCGTTTTATTGTCAGGATTGGAAGAGTGGATGTTGACGCGAGGTTATGCTTCAGTTGACGAAATGCGCGGCGTAATGAGCCAGCAAAACGTGGCTAATCCAGAAGCATTTGAACGTGCTAATTATATTCGGATTTTGGAGGGATTTAAGGAGTAA